Part of the Carassius auratus strain Wakin linkage group LG28B, ASM336829v1, whole genome shotgun sequence genome, atgataaaagtgGTCAATACAACTCAGTCCTTCAGAAGACATAAAACTCTGTGCAAAAGTCACGATATTGGATTTTTCCAAAAGAATTCACTTTAGTTCTGTAGAAAAGAGTGACCGATACATTTAAATTGACCTTTGATGTTCCCTGAAATAAAGGAATCTGTATGGACTTAAAATAACATGGATCTGATGACATTCATTTTCGTATTTAACAAGATGTCCTGACCATAGTAGTATTAGCCCACGGCTCTCCTGTTACCGAAGGCTATTGATTTACTCTTTTCATCTACTTTGCTATTGAACAAGAGATCTCTTTGTTTAAGAGAGCATGTGTATGAGTTGCTGTGAATTATATAAGGTGTCATGAGTATTTAACTCAGTTTTGCATGGCTGTAACCTTAGCGGTGTCCCCTGTCCGTCTCAGATTGCTGTCGGAGAGTGTTACCGGGTACGATTCAGAGTTGTGGACTCAAGGGCATTTGTGCGCAACCGTTACGTCTCCTGTCTGTATAAGGAGCTGGGCAGTTTCCTGTTTGGGTGCTGCGTGGGGCAATCCTTGACCAACATGGCGAAGCTGAGTGTGGGCCGACTCCGTCCCCACTTCCTGTCGGCGTGCAATGTGACCTATGAATCACTCAACTGCGTACCTGGAACCTACATCTCAGATGTCACCTGCAAGAACAATTCCAAGATAGTGGAGGAGGCCAGGTAAGTGAAGTACAAGGAGTTTGACAGAGGGCACAGAGATAAGATGAGCTCTGTTCCAAAAACCTAGGCTCTGTACAAAATTTGCATTGTGacttcggtagcactttattttacagtcctgttcctcatgtacatactatagtatattatagtaattacaataactatgtaataactaggtactaaaccctaaacctacccctaaacctaaccctacccattgtagttaccttgtgttaccagaactttattagataaatacactgtaagtacactataagtacatgttagtacacgtactgtaaaataaagtgcaaccgtgaCTTCTTTTGAAAGAGTACTTTCTGATTTATATCAAGGGTCTCCAACCATGGTCCTGGAGACTTGCAgtcctgcagacttcagttccTACCCTGTTCCAACACCTGCATGTAATTATCAAGTTAGGGAAGGATCTGAACTATGTAGTAACTCTCCAGGAGAATTGGAGACCCCATAAACTGTAGCAGGCCTGGCCAGTGCtcatcctggagggccacagtccaccagagttcagctccaacactAATAAAGTATcaaggttggagcaaaactgCAGGATTTGGCTCTCCTGGCTTGATGTTGGCTTCCCCGACCATGTAGTATGAATGTTTGTAGTATGAAGGTAATCTGGACATACTACAGTATATCCATCATGTTGTCTTGTAACCTACCAGTGTTTGTTGTGAAGCTTCACTGCCATTGGCCTCATAGGAAGTGTCCATCTGTCAAGCACATCAGAATCTTGTTGTAAGTTGGTCACCCGAGTAATATTTGTCTAATATAAATACTCAGAATTCGAACATACTATCTTTTTCTGCAATATTTTTCACCTACTATATGTAGTAATTATGCATATTTGGATGGAGCTTAAGTGAGTTGTATTGCTATGTACTACTACATACATAGACAACATCCTAACCTAAACAGATCTTCACAACTgacttatttgtaacattttacatGCAGAAAAAGTACTCCACATGGAAGACTCGACTTGCAAATTATTCTGATGGAGTTTGATGCTGCCAAGCTAAGGGcacaataaaatgtactttaaaagatCTGAAGTTTGATaaaagtgcacattcagtacaacAAAGCATATTTTATCACAAGGGTCAGCTAAATACTATGGTTCTTTAATATTTGGCCAAAAGAAGGTACCTTGAACTATGTTAAAAACCGGATATATCCATCTCCAGAGGGCATATCAGAGTGAGAACAATCACGGCCATCATATTGAAGTGTCATTCCAAACTGAATTACTAAAAATTGGCCACTTTGAAGGGTGCAACTGATGGACACTTCGCTCCCATGATTCCTTGCCGAGATTTAATTGTGTGACGATGGCACTTCCTCAACTGTCTCAGCAAGAGGACACAGAAGTGCCTTCCAAGGCACAGTTTGTTGGTTCCCTACACCCTTAATCCCTTTGAAGCTCTCACTCTGGAGGGTAAATCCTTCGAAAGGATTAGGGCACTTCAGAATTGAATGTAGTAATGGGTGTTTAAAACAGCATGGTAACACAGCATAAAACATCTAGTTATGCTGCTTGCATGTAGGTAGGAGGCTCAGTATATTTTGGAATACAGAGCTACAGTGTATGAttaattaaaggtacaggttttCAAGTGCAAATGTTGGATGTTTTCTGACTGATCACATTGTATGTTTTATGGAAATATAAAGgaatttacttaaaataacatGCATGCTTGTGATTGCTTAATATAATATCAAGGAGACAATGTTATGGCCCATAAAGCAGTGCAGCGGTTTAATGATTTGCGAGATTATGACATTTAGTTGGTAATATTTCCCTtctgctcttttcaaacagaaagtCCTTCTTCTCGGGCCATGCATCTTTTGCCATGTACACCATGCTTTACCTGGCAGTGAGTATCGCCGTGTGTGGCCATATTTACCTCTTAACACTCAACCATGCAAACTCAAACACACATCAGGGTAGCGCCGAATGACTGTGCTTGCTGCCGGATGCCAGTGAGGAGCTTTTTCTGTTGTCAGCTTTCACTTCCCATCCCTGCCATGTGGGGAAAATGCCAAAAAATTCCTACTGACAAGAAACTCTCTCAAACTTCAgctcacacaaatgcacacaaataaactcATACTGAAAGAAGAAGGCTCTGAGAAAGCAGAAACACTCCCAAAAGGCATCTTGCTTCAAGCGGAATAGAAAGGCTTGAGAGAAAGAGGGAATGTTCTCCAGAGGCCTGATGAATAGACGAGCGGAGAGAGGGAGAGCGAGTGAAAGCTAGCTGAAGACAGAAGAGGCCTTGTTTAGTTGTGGGTTGGGTCCGGGAGGGGGGGAGCTTTGGCCTGCTGAGAGATAGACAGGCTTCTTTCAGTTAaaccctctctctcactcactgttTTTGCCTGGGGAAGGGGCACAATAAggggaaaaaatgacaaaacGCTCTCAAACGATCATAAAGCATGGCATTCAATAGCATTCACATTTCTCTTTCACTCAACTGCCCCACAAACCTTATCAGAACTTACTCCGCCTTGTGTGCCAATCACGTTTAGAACGAAGGGGAAGAAAATTTGCGCGCTGTGTAAAAACAAGCTATTTTCTACCATTCATCTAATTCAATTCACGGGCCTCTGGCTGCTCTAAAAGCGGGAGGGCTCTTCAGCTCTCAttagagagcgcgcgagagagaacATGAACAGAGTGAGGGAAAAGCCTATAGAAAAGCTGTGCCAGGCTCTTTGTCCTCTCTCTCTGCCTGTTCTTTCTCTCCTTCCCGTCCAATGGCTGCACTGTACAGACTCGGCTCTGCCTTGCATGTCTGACCTGCAGCCACATGCTTAGGCTGTGAGCGCCAGCTGCTCCAGGCTTTACTGCAGGAAGCCGAACACCTGTGACGGGGCTGATGGGAGGGGTACCAAGGTCCCTCATGTGACATCAGCTTCCATAAAGTTAATCTACAGCCAATACCAGTTGACCCAAAATACATTTTCCCTAATATTTGTCATGTAGCTAAGCTAGCTTGTCAGGGTGGTATCATTAACACGtgttaacaattttttttcacCATATGGCTCAGTACCCAAAGCTACGTGTTTACTTCTGAGACAGCATCCTAACTAAAATGCctcaaaatgtatgtttaattggAAATTGGACATAAATGGCTTCTCGAGTCATATTTACTACAGGGAAACTCTGAGATTATTTGGATACTCGAGTTTTCCAGTTGGGCAgaacataaacatttaacatgGTGGTTGGGACAATGATTGCTGCTGACAGTGCTATTCtttattagtttttctttctttctttctcaacaATAGATACATCACCTTGTCATTAAAGTAATGCCTATTTGTGTATATGAACAATCATTTGAAGCATGTTGTATGTATTGTAACATTCAAATaagaatttatttgaccaaaattcCGGAATCGTCAGCAAGCTGACTATCTAGAGTGGTGAATGTTTATGGTTATCAACCATtggaacattacattttattagttCGACAACAAAACACTTAAATGCGACAAACACGAAATCATGATTTCAAAAGCAGGAAAGCATGTGAAGGcagcataaaaaaactaaaatgtttaattacataGAACATTTGAACAATTCTAGCCTCTTGGACGAAGCTTGTCACAGTATATTCTGGCATTTACCAATCTATTGCCTTGGAATAGACACAGACAAGTTAATTTTTGCATGTGAATCCGTTGTTTGTGATGCTCACTACGTATATTTGGGAACAGAACTTTTTTAATACTATCTTCCACTGCTAGCGTGGAGAtacagaaaatagaaaactgtagtagtcaagtcaagtcaagtcaagtcacctttatttatatagcgctttaaacaacatacattgcgtcaaagcaactgaacaacattcattaggaaaacagtagGCCTAAATAATTTGGTCTCCCAAGTATTGTAAGCTAATTTAAAGATGATTAAGATTCAATAACATGCATACACTATTGGAATCTTTGAACTAAAATAAGCACATAATTTAGTCTTTTGAGGATGGTTTATCAGGCTATCAGTTTTGGCAAACATCAGAGCAGTTTTTGAGGAAATGTGTCATCAGAAGTTTAGCTAGGTCAGACATACAACACACTCTGTAAGCTTCATTTATCAGTCTGTACTCTCTTTTATTAGCTCATATGTTAATTATTCTTGAAACGTTCTATTTTTGCCCAGTTTTACCTGCAGGCGCGTTTGTCATGGCGAGGGGCGCGGCTCCTGCGACCGTTGCTGCAGTTCATGTTGGTGATGTTAGCGGTGTACACAGGACTCACTCGCATTTCTGACTACCGCCATCACCCAACTGACGTCCTGACCGGCTACCTGCAGGGAGGACTGACCGCGTACTGGGTGGTAAGAATCACGTCGCCACATGCTCTAGATTAACGTTATTATGAATCTGGGAGTGTAAGGTACTTTTTGTGTGCTCACTTTAACATTTTCTTACAGGCCTTTTATATTTCGTCCATGTTTAAGACGTCTCGTCCAGACATGTCTCCAACAAGCTTGTCTCTGGAGAGTCCCCTGTCCAGCCGGCAGACCAGTGTCTGCTAACAGAGACACCTGAGAGACACAAGAAAGTGAAAACGGGAGCGATCAGGCAAAGAGCGGGAATGGGACAAAGAACTTTGAAACATGCTCGAGTCTTGACAAATCCTCACAGAGAACCATTTCCTGTGCACTTTGTGAGAggaacagttatatatatatatatacatatacgtcTAACCTTTCAACAAACCCGTCCGCAATGTATCAGCCCTCCATagataaatgatatttttatataaaaagtttatcctttatatttttgaaatacgTTATAGTTGAAGCTGCTAATAATTGTTGTCTTATAATTTGTCACCGGTAGTCCAGGCTCAGAGATTCACACATCACAGCTATAAGTGATTTAACTTGTCAAGATTTTTGGCTCATGTTGACTGTTGGAGGCCCAGTCTAATGAATTTCCATTGGACACAAATGGACCAATCACAACAACACTTTGGCCTCAGACCACACCCCCTTGTGTTTGCTATCGGACCTGGCTAGACCACTGTTCTGGTGCGCTGTTGCACAATCATAGCGGTGCTGATTATAGACATCCTCTGTTTATGAAAGCACAGATTTGATGCTAATGCTATTAAGCTTGTATTGTATTAAGGTGGGCTAAACTCTATGTTTGTACTAACCACTTTCACTGCATGAGTGAGACTGAAAGGAGGATTGAGCCGACAACCTCCTCACCCCCCCTTCCGCATAATGTGGGCTTGAATCCCGCCCTAAACGCTCAGCGGACCGGGGGTCTATACCTGTGTACCCTTTACTACTCATAGCACTTGAATTACACTATGGAATCGTCTAATTACTAcagataatatttaatattttgtcttcTTTAATCAGTATTTTACTTTCCTTCCTGCGGTCAGTgccatgtgtgtttatttgttttgtttgttttgttttttccccaaATGATAATTATTCAGAATGAATGTAAATAGATCATTTTTATAAAGGATCCAGATTTTCAGAAGTATTAGCACCGGTTCTCGTTTCAcgtgtttatatatgtttttatcgTTCGTGTTGATCAGGTATGCAGAGTTATTGTTGCTAATTGTTAAAGAGACTAGTGACTGAGCCACAGATTGTCAGAAAGCTATATTCTACTTATctagtttcattttatttgttggttTCCCCTGTGAAAAGCCTGTGCGGCTGAAATAACCACTGTATTAATAAACCAAACCAATAAAATGAATGTTCAATATTTGTATCTCGTTTTCTCCTATTCTTTAATGACAGAACAAACCAAACATCCATCCACACACACTGATGAGTAAAGCTGCTGTAAAAAAGCTGATAAACACACCTGTGACTGCGCATCAGTTGGGTTTTATATTAACGCAGTGAATTGCTATGTTGCTCTGCGACTgtattaacctaaaggacaatatTCTATATTTGCTAATGAACTATATTAGCTAATGGTAGAATTATTGTGAATGAATGCAtttgtgtaaatgtttatttactgAATCTAGGTATCTTTTATTATATTGCTGTGTCACCTTGCATTAAATACACAAACTATTGGAGCCAAACGCGTAGTGCACTGACATACAGCACAACTATGCTCACAGTGACCCAAGTTCGATTCCCGCCTCTAGGTCCTTTGCTGATCTGCCCCCCTCTCTCCACCCAATATTAAAAAAGGCATAAAAGCAAACAAGCAcataagaatgatttctcaaggatcatgtgaagactggagtaacgatgctgaaaattctgctttgcatcacatttataaaatgtttgaaaaaatctaaaaatagaaagctgttattttaaatcataataataataatactgttttaatattttgatcaaaaaaatgcagccttgctgaggaTCAGAGATCAAAAATGTACtaatccaaaaaaatattttaaatctgtttCTCTAGAATTCATGGCTATATCTGCCTGTTTAGCTGTCAATGgagagagtgagaaaaaaaaagccttttgctGCCAGATAGCATAGCTACTACAAGTACATATACAAGCAGGGGCTTGTAGCCTAGTGCAAACGCTAACAGGCCAACCTTTGACCTCTTGAGCaccacaaaataatacaaagcaaGCAACACAAGACTGAATAACAAACCCTGGCCTTTGAACATTCCACCCATCTGTGCTAAAATCTCTAAGGCACAACCTCTCGTGGCTCATCGCTTTATCAGACGAAAGTTTAAGCCTTAACTTCAACTCAAGATGTTAGAGTGCagaaataatgaaacatttatgtCAACACAAAGAGCAGCTCTTTGAGGAAACTAGTTTAACATTAGACATCCAATCCCACCAGTTCTCTTTCAGCCCCTCAtttcccgctctctctctctctctttttgagtGCAGTGGAGCGCATTGGCTGTTTCTGGGGTCATGCTACCACTGCGATTCCTGGCCAGATAGAAGCTGGCAAAGTGCTAGAAGCAGAGGAGGAGGCTTTgcttttccttctctttttttctattcCAGTGTGCTTCCAGACACAGTGAGCAGAATGAAAGGCAGCCAAGATCAGAGCGAGCAAAGGAGAGATAAAGCagttgagagagagagggagtgagaagCACTAAAGGCATGAGCGGAGGTGCGGAATGAGGGGCGAGGGGGGCGGGGCTCTGCGGTTGGCTGCTGGTGTGGCGCAGGGAGCTGTCGGGGGCTCTGGGTGTGGGGTGCACTGGGGTGGGAAGGAATGTACCCGTGGTTTGGGGGCTGTTTTGCTTCACAATGTTGTTACCAGGGAACATATTTCATACCTGACGTGTAGTATGCATGTCCCATAATGAATGGCCCTGCTCTTTTACATAATGTACTTCGCTCAACTTGTCTTACCACTATGACTTTTCCAACGGCCTTCACTCTGCCCCAGAATCCTGCAGGCTAGAATCAACAGCGATAAGCAGAGACAGATTCTTCCTGTAAATAAAACTCCCTGCTGCTTTAAAGACAACATGACACAGCGTTCACAAAACACTGAAAGCATGATCGTTTAGaatatacacattatttaaatatgttaataacatCTATATTgattcataaaaaacaaacaaaaaaaaaaacaaaaaaaaacaaatctttattcaGAATTGAACTAAAACAGCCTTTCTTTTCTGATGATGTCACCAAGGCCTCTCATTTTAGCCCCTCCCCTTTCTCAAACCATCAATTCCCAGCAGATAAAATCAAGTATCGTCCTACATGTTTCTCACTGAATCTCAGAAACATTTTACAGGCGTAAAATAGGTTAGGAACTGCGTTTCATGACTTTTACTTCTGTAACCTGCATTATGCAGGTATTTAGCAGGAGATTATTTAGGACAGGACGTGGTTTTATCCACAAGGAGTCTGACTGAAGGTTGAAAAGCAGGCTGTAATTTATAGCGGATGATGTTATTTTCCTTGCACATGTAGCTTTTTGTTCTGTCAGAAGAAAAGTGTCATTTCAGAGGTGAAGAAAGTTATTGCATTTCAGTGAAAGAATATGAAAACTTTTTTCATAACATCAAGATGTGTACAAACAAAAAGGACCAGAGACATTTATCAATGAAAGATAGTAAATACTGCAAATATCATGCATTTAAAGGTGCACTCTGAGTCCGAGTCAATAGTCCGGAGTCCAGAGTGATGGTATGGATCGGCATGTGTGCGATCCATCAATCCAAATGGAATAAttatgaatggaaaactgcctgcTGGAGTGATAAAATGACCATGACGGCTACAGCCACCACAGGGCAAAATCCCTCCATCCAGGAAACAGCTGCACCGTCCACAGCAGACCAGTGGAATGCAACACACAGCCTTCCTGCACCAGTCACCATTTTTATCAAGTTCAACTATGTTCAGTTTTTGAAGTGTGTAGCATGGTTGATATAAATGAATCAATTAAAaggtataaaaaaatctaattggacACAGCAGTGCTTAATAACAAAATCGTCATTTATTCATACCAACAGGTGTCAGTATGAAACCCAAGAACCCTGGGGAAAAAAAGGTCAGTGAAATGTTAAGGACGTGAAATTGAAATGCACCCcgtttattttcttaatatacattacattactGTGAATGCCTTATCTGTGAATTTCATCACTGTTTGACGGAAACATCATAGGTCCAAACC contains:
- the LOC113067695 gene encoding phospholipid phosphatase 3-like; protein product: MQKLNPVNSHEEQRLADYGGSGDTARENGTKHIPSPAEPVDAVQCSSRKMLVGLDILCLLVASIPFFACELKAVTPYMRGFFCGDTSITYPYIQTEAIPDSMLIAGGVIITGLTIAVGECYRVRFRVVDSRAFVRNRYVSCLYKELGSFLFGCCVGQSLTNMAKLSVGRLRPHFLSACNVTYESLNCVPGTYISDVTCKNNSKIVEEARKSFFSGHASFAMYTMLYLAFYLQARLSWRGARLLRPLLQFMLVMLAVYTGLTRISDYRHHPTDVLTGYLQGGLTAYWVAFYISSMFKTSRPDMSPTSLSLESPLSSRQTSVC